From the Dehalococcoidia bacterium genome, the window CACGACGGCGCATTCCCGTGTATCCTTTCATGAGAACCCACACAGGAGGCCTCCAAATGGACGTCTACGAAGCTGTCAGAACAAGACTCACCGTCCGCGAATTCAAGCCGGATCCCGTACCTGACGAGATCGTCGACAAGCTCGTCAGAGCCGGGCAGTGGACCGCCAGTTCCCGCAACCTCCAGCCATGGCACTTCATCGTCATCAGGGATCAGGACACTCTCGCCAAGCTAGGGGATATCGCCTCATCCGGCCGCTTCATCGCCAACGCTCCGATGGCAATCGCGATTGCCATGGAGAGCGCCGACCGAGCCGACCTCGACACCGGCCGCGCCACGCAGAACATCGAGCTTGTGGCCTGGGAGGAAGGACTCGGCACCTGCTTCGTCGGACTTCGCATCGCAGAGCAGAACAGCCAGGTCAAGCAACTGCTCGGAATCCCGGACTCGTTCGAGTTGGTTACGGTCCTGCCGTTTGGCTACCGTCTGGACGGCAACGATGGAAGCCAGGGAGTCAAGAACCGAAAGCCCCTGTCCCAGATCGCCCACTCCGAACACTACGGG encodes:
- a CDS encoding nitroreductase family protein encodes the protein MDVYEAVRTRLTVREFKPDPVPDEIVDKLVRAGQWTASSRNLQPWHFIVIRDQDTLAKLGDIASSGRFIANAPMAIAIAMESADRADLDTGRATQNIELVAWEEGLGTCFVGLRIAEQNSQVKQLLGIPDSFELVTVLPFGYRLDGNDGSQGVKNRKPLSQIAHSEHYGQPYS